The following are from one region of the Methanoculleus caldifontis genome:
- a CDS encoding RNA-guided endonuclease InsQ/TnpB family protein, with product MLLSYKYRAYPDASTETRLNSALDTCRWLYNTLLEECNTARENRITPTMRETQARIVTLKDENPSLKGVYSKVLQMVNYALWGNIAALAQSKKRGRKIGKLRFKSAFRYRTLNYNQSGFKIDREHSMITFSKIGAIPFTMHRPYTGKVKGVLLTRHGDRWFVIVQAEQEFTGSKREGRSVGIDVGLTFFAVDSDGAMVENPRFYECSLYTIKKLQQSIARKKRLSQNWKKAKCRLEKAYDHITNQKKDFLHKLSHRYVDTYATICVENLDIKGLKEKGNSPRLHRGIHDASWGRFYSYLAYKAESAGTKFVKVDPRNTSQICANCGSIVKKTLSERVHECPYCRFVADRDYNAAVNIHRVGMEQPFEPVETIPLHHIPVMQVLSMKQEAPPFRAW from the coding sequence ATGCTCCTCTCCTACAAGTACCGGGCATATCCTGACGCATCCACTGAGACACGGCTGAACAGTGCGCTCGATACCTGTCGGTGGCTCTACAACACACTTCTTGAAGAATGCAACACAGCTCGGGAGAACAGGATCACTCCGACGATGCGAGAAACACAGGCACGGATTGTCACGCTGAAAGATGAGAATCCATCTCTAAAGGGCGTTTACTCCAAAGTACTCCAGATGGTGAACTATGCTCTCTGGGGCAACATCGCTGCTCTCGCCCAGTCGAAGAAGAGAGGACGGAAGATCGGCAAACTCCGGTTCAAGAGCGCATTCCGGTATCGGACGCTCAACTACAACCAGTCCGGGTTCAAGATCGACCGGGAACACAGTATGATCACGTTCTCGAAGATCGGAGCGATCCCGTTCACCATGCACCGCCCGTATACCGGGAAGGTGAAGGGCGTCCTGCTCACCCGTCACGGGGATCGATGGTTTGTGATCGTTCAGGCAGAGCAAGAGTTTACCGGGTCAAAACGGGAAGGAAGGTCTGTTGGGATTGATGTCGGTCTGACCTTTTTTGCAGTCGATAGTGACGGTGCAATGGTCGAGAATCCCCGGTTCTATGAGTGTTCACTGTATACGATCAAGAAGTTGCAACAGAGCATTGCCCGAAAGAAACGGCTCTCGCAAAACTGGAAGAAGGCAAAGTGCAGGCTGGAGAAGGCCTATGATCATATCACAAACCAGAAAAAAGATTTCCTGCATAAACTCTCCCATCGGTACGTTGACACCTATGCAACGATCTGCGTCGAAAACCTGGATATCAAAGGTCTGAAGGAGAAAGGTAACTCTCCGAGACTACACAGGGGTATCCATGATGCTTCATGGGGACGATTCTATTCTTACCTTGCGTACAAGGCTGAAAGTGCTGGTACGAAATTTGTCAAAGTCGATCCCCGGAATACATCACAGATATGCGCAAACTGCGGAAGCATCGTGAAAAAAACACTCTCTGAGAGAGTTCACGAATGCCCATACTGTAGGTTTGTTGCTGATCGAGATTACAATGCTGCGGTGAATATTCACCGCGTGGGGATGGAACAGCCCTTCGAGCCGGTGGAGACAATACCGCTACATCACATCCCTGTGATGCAAGTGTTGTCCATGAAGCAGGAAGCCCCGCCCTTCAGGGCGTGGTAG
- the endA gene encoding tRNA-intron lyase yields MLATFDGTWVRLKSEGRTFYEQGGYGRPEGTGLRLSPEEALYLMERNKIDVREFGFDTLLGFFAGQPNFVRRYLVYRDIRERGYVVQPGPHDFRVFRRGHKPGVGKSQYLIRVLSERDLIDYDQLSQDVLAAANMRKQYLLAVVDDEDELTYYEVRVQDLPGVGEPAECGTPVQASLFGTYALAHLPPGTPLEEDWYGKRLDSERLLLRPVESIYLMRKNCLSVVRDGELMAAEQFLDAAAEKDVEIREKERVFSDLRAKGYIPRTGYKFGHHFRVYSGKKTHSEMLVHAVPSGTSTPMSVVSRSVRLAHSVKKKMLFACIYNTDIRYVEFARIKL; encoded by the coding sequence GTGTTGGCGACATTCGACGGAACCTGGGTGCGTCTCAAGAGTGAAGGGCGCACGTTCTACGAGCAGGGCGGCTACGGAAGGCCGGAGGGGACCGGTCTCCGCCTCTCTCCCGAAGAGGCGCTCTACCTCATGGAGCGTAACAAGATCGACGTCCGGGAGTTTGGCTTCGACACCCTGCTCGGCTTCTTTGCCGGCCAGCCGAACTTTGTCCGCAGGTACCTCGTCTACCGCGACATCCGCGAGCGGGGATACGTGGTCCAGCCCGGCCCGCACGACTTCCGTGTCTTCCGCCGCGGCCACAAGCCCGGGGTCGGGAAGTCGCAGTACCTGATCCGGGTCCTCTCCGAGCGTGACCTCATCGACTACGACCAGTTGAGCCAGGACGTGCTTGCCGCGGCCAACATGCGCAAGCAGTACCTCCTTGCGGTCGTCGACGACGAGGACGAGCTGACCTACTACGAGGTGCGGGTGCAGGACCTCCCCGGCGTCGGGGAGCCGGCGGAGTGCGGAACGCCCGTGCAGGCCTCTCTCTTCGGCACCTACGCGCTGGCGCACCTGCCTCCGGGAACCCCGCTCGAGGAGGACTGGTATGGGAAGCGGCTCGACTCCGAGCGGCTGCTCCTCCGCCCCGTCGAGTCGATCTACCTCATGCGCAAAAACTGCCTCTCGGTCGTGCGGGACGGGGAGTTGATGGCCGCGGAGCAGTTCCTCGATGCTGCAGCGGAGAAGGACGTCGAGATCCGCGAGAAAGAGCGGGTCTTCTCCGACCTCAGGGCGAAGGGCTACATCCCAAGGACGGGATACAAGTTCGGCCATCATTTCCGCGTCTACTCCGGGAAGAAGACCCACTCCGAGATGCTCGTCCATGCCGTTCCGTCGGGGACATCCACGCCGATGAGCGTCGTCTCCCGTTCGGTCAGGCTTGCCCACAGCGTCAAAAAGAAGATGTTGTTTGCCTGCATATACAATACCGATATCAGGTACGTCGAATTTGCCCGAATCAAACTGTGA
- a CDS encoding tryptophan--tRNA ligase, protein MQSGMNPWSSNQTVDVDRLFAEFGIEPVGEVARRLPEVPPFMRRGVVVGHRDYGLIVDAIRNRTPFHVLTGFMPSGLPHLGHLMVMKEVVWHVRQGGNGYVAIADREAHAVRGMSWEKCREYGKEYLKALYALGFEGTTYYQSKNDRLKDLAFEASIKVNFSDLAAIYGFGPETSLSHAMSVVTQVADILYPQLDAGPAPTIVPVGLDQDPHIRLTRDVAYKLRMFTVEDRGDHISVRSKNAPEAALEAVARTFRGSKKYAGHVDVTGVAMGHVEEAARKIEIAHGGFGFYPPSSTYHIFMQGLQGGKMSSSVPESSFGFYEPEKSVKKKVMGALTGGRMTLEEQRRLGGEPDVCSVYLLNLFHMLEDDVELADLARRCESGELTCGQCKKETYERVQAFLVDLREKMDAVEHLAEEV, encoded by the coding sequence ATGCAATCCGGAATGAACCCGTGGTCGAGTAATCAGACCGTCGATGTGGATCGACTCTTTGCCGAGTTCGGCATCGAGCCTGTCGGTGAGGTCGCGCGAAGGCTTCCCGAGGTACCGCCGTTTATGCGCAGGGGTGTCGTCGTCGGACACCGGGACTACGGCCTGATCGTCGACGCCATCCGGAACCGTACCCCGTTTCACGTGCTGACCGGGTTCATGCCCTCAGGCCTCCCGCATCTGGGGCACCTGATGGTGATGAAGGAGGTCGTCTGGCATGTCCGGCAGGGCGGGAACGGTTATGTCGCCATCGCCGACCGGGAGGCGCACGCGGTCCGCGGCATGTCGTGGGAGAAGTGCCGCGAGTACGGGAAGGAGTATCTCAAGGCTCTCTACGCCCTCGGGTTCGAGGGCACGACCTACTACCAGAGCAAGAACGACCGCTTGAAAGACCTCGCGTTCGAGGCGTCCATCAAGGTGAACTTCTCGGATCTCGCGGCGATCTACGGATTCGGGCCCGAAACCTCGCTCTCCCACGCGATGAGCGTCGTCACCCAGGTGGCCGACATCCTCTACCCGCAGCTCGACGCCGGCCCGGCCCCCACGATCGTCCCGGTCGGCCTCGACCAGGACCCGCACATCCGGCTCACCCGCGACGTGGCCTACAAACTGAGAATGTTCACGGTCGAGGACCGCGGCGACCACATCAGCGTCCGGTCGAAGAACGCCCCCGAGGCGGCACTTGAGGCCGTGGCCCGTACATTCCGTGGCTCGAAGAAGTACGCGGGCCACGTGGACGTCACCGGCGTGGCGATGGGGCACGTCGAGGAGGCCGCGAGAAAGATCGAGATCGCCCACGGCGGGTTCGGGTTCTATCCTCCCTCGTCGACCTACCACATCTTCATGCAGGGTCTCCAGGGCGGGAAGATGTCAAGCAGCGTCCCCGAGAGTTCGTTCGGCTTCTACGAGCCCGAGAAGTCGGTCAAGAAGAAGGTCATGGGTGCGCTGACGGGCGGGCGGATGACGCTCGAGGAGCAGCGGCGCCTTGGGGGCGAACCCGACGTCTGTTCGGTCTACCTCTTAAACCTCTTCCACATGCTCGAGGACGACGTGGAACTCGCCGACCTCGCGCGGCGGTGCGAGAGCGGGGAGCTCACCTGCGGGCAGTGCAAGAAAGAGACGTATGAGCGTGTCCAGGCGTTCCTTGTGGATCTGCGGGAGAAGATGGATGCGGTCGAGCACCTTGCAGAGGAGGTGTGA
- the pheS gene encoding phenylalanine--tRNA ligase subunit alpha, producing MELTLNEKRLLVALGSIGSADAGTLADLMDSRREAVVQYANLAGERGLVDVEKQVSRRYVPTEEGRAYLGQGLPERQVLESFGETIPMRDLQSHPLAKIAIGWMRKKGWIAIRDGIVQKTGATGAGADEVAFARLGETGAIEDSDGVADLAKRGLVEEDETVAYTVAITPLGREVLAGGLDLQEEAGTLTRDQILSGSWKDVPLRRYDVTKLPKRAYPGKVHPYQHLIEEMRRILLDMGFEEMAGGIVQSSFWNFDALFQPQDHPAREMQDTFFLGERWPLPKGFERVRDMHEHGGETSSTGWGGAWSAAKAEQCVLRTHTTSLSIQHLASNPNPPVRAFCIGRVYRREAIDPTHLAEFEQLEGIVMDEGVNFRHLLGFLKEFYAKMGFEKVRFRPGYFPYTEPSVEPEVYVEGLGWVELGGAGIFRQEVTAPFGIEHPVLAWGLGISRVAMLRLGLRDLRQLYRSDVEWIREMPTYGGRR from the coding sequence GTGGAACTGACGCTGAACGAGAAGAGGCTCCTGGTCGCCTTGGGATCTATAGGGTCGGCCGATGCCGGCACCCTCGCCGATCTCATGGACTCGCGCCGGGAAGCGGTGGTGCAGTATGCAAACCTCGCCGGCGAGCGGGGGCTCGTGGACGTGGAGAAACAGGTCTCCCGGCGGTATGTCCCGACCGAAGAGGGACGGGCCTACCTGGGGCAGGGGCTTCCCGAGCGGCAGGTGCTTGAGAGTTTCGGAGAGACCATCCCGATGCGGGACCTCCAGAGCCACCCGCTCGCAAAGATCGCGATCGGCTGGATGCGGAAGAAGGGCTGGATCGCCATCCGCGACGGGATCGTCCAGAAGACCGGCGCCACCGGCGCAGGGGCAGACGAAGTCGCGTTTGCCCGGCTCGGCGAGACCGGTGCGATCGAGGATAGCGACGGGGTCGCCGACCTCGCAAAGCGCGGCCTCGTCGAGGAGGACGAGACCGTCGCCTACACCGTTGCGATCACGCCTCTCGGCCGCGAGGTCCTCGCCGGCGGGCTCGACCTGCAGGAGGAGGCGGGCACGCTCACCCGCGACCAGATCCTCTCCGGTTCGTGGAAGGACGTCCCCCTCCGGCGTTACGACGTCACGAAACTCCCGAAACGCGCCTACCCGGGAAAAGTCCACCCCTACCAGCACCTCATCGAAGAGATGCGCCGCATCCTCCTCGATATGGGATTTGAGGAGATGGCGGGCGGGATCGTGCAGAGTTCGTTCTGGAACTTCGACGCCCTCTTCCAGCCGCAGGACCACCCGGCGCGGGAGATGCAGGACACCTTCTTCCTCGGCGAGCGCTGGCCGCTCCCGAAGGGATTCGAGCGCGTCCGCGATATGCACGAGCACGGCGGCGAGACCTCCTCGACCGGATGGGGGGGCGCCTGGAGCGCGGCAAAGGCCGAACAGTGCGTGCTCCGGACCCACACGACGAGCCTCTCCATCCAGCACCTGGCGAGCAACCCGAACCCCCCGGTGCGGGCCTTCTGCATCGGCCGGGTCTACCGGCGGGAGGCGATCGACCCGACGCACCTTGCGGAGTTCGAGCAGCTCGAGGGCATCGTCATGGACGAAGGGGTCAACTTCCGCCACCTCCTCGGCTTCTTAAAAGAGTTCTACGCCAAGATGGGCTTTGAGAAGGTCCGGTTCCGGCCGGGCTACTTCCCCTACACCGAGCCCTCCGTGGAGCCGGAGGTCTACGTCGAGGGGCTCGGCTGGGTGGAACTCGGCGGGGCGGGGATCTTCCGGCAGGAAGTGACCGCGCCCTTCGGGATCGAGCACCCGGTCCTCGCGTGGGGCCTCGGCATCAGCCGTGTGGCGATGCTCCGGCTCGGCCTGCGGGATCTCCGGCAGCTCTACCGGAGCGACGTCGAGTGGATCCGGGAGATGCCCACCTACGGCGGGAGGCGGTGA
- the pheT gene encoding phenylalanine--tRNA ligase subunit beta, translated as MAIITLPYRYLERLTGADRQTVIDRIPMIGADIERIEEDHVDVELFPDRPDLYSPEGVARAMRGFLGIEEGLPAYDIRPSGITFAVDPGLAEIRPYLGSAVIRNVNLDEESIESLMGLQEALHWAVGRGRGKVAIGVHDLDTVTPPFRYIASPRNRSFVPLDFEQEMTMEEILADHPKGRDYAHLVEKFDRFPLIVDAKDRVLSFPPIINGELTRVTTATKNILLDCTGTDRRAVMTAVNIICTALAEAGATIESVTVEGEEMPSLAPVERTVSLEECASLLGLSLTAEEMAGLLRRMRFGAEPDGDGRVRVLVPCYRADILHDWDVFEDVAIAYGFENFDAALPATSTVGKEHPINVVARAIRSVMTGLGYLEVIPFTLSNERVLYAKMQREPSPGTLRVLHPISEEQTVVRTDLLALLMEMLQANKHRELPQRLFATGDVVRDCVTSQMVAAASIHPAADFSEAYAAADVLCRELSLSYTVSESEDPAFLDGRRGDIIVDGKIVGVFGEIHPAVLNAFELEHPVAAFALDLRAVPGYPVLPGTP; from the coding sequence ATGGCAATTATTACGTTACCCTACCGGTACCTGGAACGATTGACCGGGGCCGACCGGCAGACGGTCATCGACCGCATCCCGATGATCGGGGCCGATATCGAACGGATCGAGGAGGACCACGTGGACGTCGAGCTCTTCCCCGACCGGCCTGACCTCTACTCGCCCGAGGGCGTCGCCCGCGCGATGCGGGGTTTCCTCGGTATCGAGGAGGGTCTCCCGGCCTATGATATTCGTCCCTCCGGTATCACCTTCGCGGTCGACCCGGGCCTCGCAGAGATCCGGCCCTACCTCGGCTCGGCGGTGATCCGGAACGTCAACCTCGACGAGGAATCCATCGAGAGCCTGATGGGCCTCCAGGAAGCCCTCCACTGGGCGGTCGGGCGTGGACGGGGCAAGGTGGCGATCGGCGTCCACGACCTCGATACGGTCACGCCGCCGTTCCGCTACATCGCCTCGCCCCGGAACCGCTCCTTCGTCCCGCTCGATTTCGAGCAGGAGATGACGATGGAGGAGATCCTCGCCGACCACCCGAAGGGCCGCGACTACGCTCACCTGGTGGAGAAGTTCGACAGGTTCCCGCTGATCGTCGATGCAAAAGACCGGGTGCTCTCCTTCCCGCCGATCATCAACGGCGAGTTGACGAGGGTGACGACGGCGACGAAGAACATCCTGCTCGACTGCACCGGCACCGACAGGAGGGCGGTGATGACGGCGGTGAACATCATCTGCACGGCGCTTGCGGAGGCCGGGGCGACGATCGAGTCGGTCACCGTCGAGGGTGAGGAGATGCCCTCGCTTGCCCCCGTGGAGCGGACGGTCTCGCTTGAGGAGTGCGCCTCCCTCCTCGGCCTCTCCCTGACGGCAGAGGAGATGGCCGGGCTTCTTCGCCGGATGCGCTTTGGGGCCGAGCCCGACGGCGACGGAAGAGTCCGGGTCCTCGTCCCCTGCTACCGGGCGGACATCCTCCACGACTGGGACGTCTTTGAGGACGTGGCGATCGCCTACGGCTTCGAGAACTTCGATGCCGCCCTCCCGGCGACCTCCACGGTCGGGAAGGAGCACCCTATCAACGTCGTGGCGAGGGCCATCCGGTCGGTGATGACCGGTCTTGGATACCTCGAGGTGATCCCGTTCACCCTCTCAAACGAGCGGGTGCTGTATGCGAAGATGCAACGGGAGCCCTCTCCGGGGACCCTGCGGGTGCTCCACCCGATCAGCGAGGAGCAGACGGTGGTCCGGACCGACCTCCTGGCGCTGCTGATGGAGATGCTCCAGGCGAACAAGCACCGCGAGCTCCCGCAACGGCTCTTTGCGACGGGCGACGTCGTCAGGGACTGCGTCACCTCCCAGATGGTCGCAGCCGCGAGCATCCACCCCGCCGCCGACTTCTCCGAGGCGTATGCGGCGGCGGACGTCCTCTGCCGGGAGCTCTCGCTCTCCTATACGGTCAGTGAATCGGAGGATCCGGCGTTCCTCGACGGCCGCCGCGGAGATATCATCGTCGACGGAAAGATCGTCGGGGTGTTTGGAGAGATTCACCCCGCCGTCCTGAACGCCTTCGAGCTCGAGCACCCGGTCGCGGCGTTCGCGCTCGACCTCAGAGCCGTACCGGGATACCCCGTCCTGCCAGGTACTCCTTGA
- the hisF gene encoding imidazole glycerol phosphate synthase subunit HisF, translating into MVLTKRIIPCLDLKDGRVVKGTHFVGLRDAGDPVELAQRYNEQGADEVVFLDITATRENRGTIIDVVQRAADQLFLPLTVGGGIRTIDDMKQILRAGADKVSINSSAVQDPELISRGAERFGTQCIVVAIDVRRNYEMAPGLTPVALGDGRECWYEVVTHGGSRPTGIDAVAWAIEAEERGAGEVLLTSMETDGTKEGFDIPITRAISEGVGIPVVASGGVGTLEHFYGGFTEGKADACLAASVFHYGEFTVRQVKEYLAGRGIPVRL; encoded by the coding sequence ATGGTTCTGACCAAGCGGATCATCCCCTGTCTCGACCTCAAGGACGGGCGGGTAGTCAAAGGCACGCACTTCGTCGGGCTGCGCGACGCGGGCGATCCCGTCGAGCTCGCCCAGCGCTACAACGAGCAGGGTGCCGACGAGGTGGTCTTCCTCGACATCACCGCGACCCGGGAGAACCGGGGCACCATCATCGACGTCGTGCAGCGGGCCGCCGACCAGCTCTTCCTCCCGCTCACCGTCGGGGGCGGCATCCGGACGATCGACGACATGAAGCAGATCCTCCGGGCAGGCGCCGACAAGGTGAGCATCAACTCAAGCGCCGTTCAGGACCCCGAACTGATCTCGCGAGGGGCGGAGCGGTTCGGCACCCAGTGCATCGTCGTCGCGATCGATGTCCGGCGGAACTACGAGATGGCGCCGGGCCTGACCCCGGTCGCTCTCGGCGACGGCCGGGAGTGCTGGTACGAGGTCGTGACCCACGGCGGGAGCAGGCCGACAGGCATCGACGCCGTCGCCTGGGCGATAGAGGCCGAGGAGCGCGGGGCCGGCGAAGTCCTGCTCACCAGCATGGAGACGGACGGGACGAAAGAGGGGTTCGATATCCCGATCACGCGGGCGATCTCTGAGGGAGTCGGGATCCCGGTGGTCGCGAGCGGCGGTGTCGGGACGCTCGAGCACTTCTACGGCGGGTTCACAGAAGGAAAGGCCGACGCCTGCCTCGCGGCAAGCGTCTTCCACTACGGCGAGTTCACCGTCCGCCAGGTCAAGGAGTACCTGGCAGGACGGGGTATCCCGGTACGGCTCTGA
- a CDS encoding adenosylhomocysteinase: MESGDLKIAWARQYMPVLSSIRKRFVEEKPFAGMTIGMALHVEAKTAVLVETLAAGGAEVHITGCNPLSTQDDVSAALNTREGIHSYARRGAGVEEYYGAIDRVLDARPAITIDDGMDLIFRIHTERQEVLDAVIGGCEETTTGIHRLRAMARDGALKFPVMAVNDTPMKHFFDNVHGTGESALSSIMITTNILIAGKRFVVAGYGYCGRGLAQKARSLGARVIVTEVDPRRALQAHMDGFDVMTMDDAAPLGDIFVTTTGNASIITERHFPNLKEGAILANAGHFNVEIDVEWLAAHADSTVRRDGIDTYLLGGKAVHVLAEGRLVNLATPKGMGHPVEVMDLSFAVQALSAEYIAKHGRELAPGVHDVPSAIDEGIARLKLATLGISIDRLTPEQETYMGSWTIGT, encoded by the coding sequence ATGGAGTCTGGAGATCTTAAAATAGCGTGGGCGCGGCAGTACATGCCGGTACTCTCGTCCATTCGGAAGCGTTTTGTCGAGGAGAAGCCCTTTGCCGGCATGACTATCGGCATGGCCCTCCATGTCGAGGCAAAGACGGCGGTGCTGGTCGAGACCCTGGCGGCGGGCGGTGCAGAGGTGCATATCACGGGATGCAACCCCCTCTCGACCCAGGACGACGTCTCGGCGGCGCTCAACACCCGCGAGGGGATCCATTCGTATGCCCGCCGCGGGGCCGGCGTCGAGGAGTATTACGGGGCCATCGACCGGGTGCTCGATGCCCGGCCGGCGATCACCATCGACGACGGTATGGACCTGATCTTCCGCATCCACACCGAGCGGCAGGAGGTGCTCGATGCGGTCATCGGCGGGTGCGAGGAGACCACGACCGGCATCCACCGGCTCCGCGCGATGGCGCGGGACGGGGCGCTCAAGTTCCCGGTCATGGCCGTCAACGACACCCCGATGAAGCACTTCTTCGACAACGTCCACGGCACCGGGGAGAGCGCACTCTCCTCGATCATGATCACCACCAACATCCTCATCGCGGGCAAGCGGTTCGTCGTCGCCGGCTACGGCTACTGCGGCCGTGGGCTTGCGCAGAAGGCGCGGAGCCTCGGCGCCCGCGTCATCGTGACCGAGGTGGACCCCCGGCGGGCGCTCCAGGCGCACATGGACGGGTTCGACGTCATGACGATGGACGATGCGGCGCCCCTCGGCGACATCTTCGTCACCACCACCGGCAACGCGAGCATCATCACGGAGCGCCACTTCCCGAACCTGAAGGAGGGCGCGATCCTCGCGAACGCCGGCCACTTCAACGTCGAGATCGACGTCGAGTGGCTCGCAGCGCACGCTGACTCGACCGTCCGCCGCGACGGCATCGACACCTACCTCCTCGGCGGTAAGGCCGTCCACGTCCTCGCCGAAGGGAGGCTCGTGAACCTCGCGACGCCGAAGGGGATGGGCCACCCCGTCGAGGTGATGGACCTGAGTTTCGCCGTCCAGGCACTCTCCGCGGAGTATATCGCGAAGCATGGCCGCGAGCTCGCTCCGGGCGTCCACGACGTCCCGTCCGCCATCGACGAGGGGATAGCGCGGCTGAAACTTGCCACGCTCGGCATCTCGATCGACCGGCTGACGCCCGAACAGGAAACATATATGGGCAGCTGGACCATCGGGACGTAA
- a CDS encoding DNA-3-methyladenine glycosylase family protein: MTAITLRPDQPFDLDLTLSCGQAFRWEKAEGWWQGVACGRALRIRQDADRLTFEGADAGFVRDYFRLDQDLPAVLASIDRDPAIGAAIRECRGLRLVKQQPWECLVSYICATNTNIPAVKRRVGLMAERYGEPIDGPFGTAHAFPEPQALAEVTCADLWDCKLGYRTESVRRAAAFATENPDWAERVAAIPFEEAREALMEFRGVGPKAADCVLLFAFGFFEAFPVDVWIRRIVGEAYLPGLTGKNCTPAEYDRIRRFAREHFGEYAGYAQEYLYCARGPARRAA; encoded by the coding sequence ATGACGGCGATAACGCTCCGGCCGGATCAGCCGTTTGACCTCGACCTGACGCTCTCCTGCGGGCAGGCCTTCCGCTGGGAGAAGGCGGAGGGGTGGTGGCAGGGGGTCGCCTGCGGCCGGGCTCTCCGGATACGGCAGGATGCAGACCGGCTCACGTTTGAGGGAGCGGATGCAGGCTTCGTCCGCGACTACTTCCGGCTCGACCAGGACCTCCCCGCCGTCCTCGCATCCATCGACCGCGACCCGGCGATCGGTGCCGCCATCAGAGAGTGCCGCGGTCTCCGGCTTGTGAAGCAGCAGCCGTGGGAGTGCCTGGTCTCCTACATCTGCGCCACGAACACGAACATCCCGGCGGTGAAGCGGCGGGTCGGGCTGATGGCGGAGCGCTACGGAGAGCCGATAGACGGGCCCTTCGGCACGGCACACGCCTTTCCGGAGCCGCAAGCGCTCGCGGAGGTCACCTGCGCGGACCTGTGGGACTGCAAGCTCGGCTACCGGACGGAGTCCGTCCGGAGAGCCGCCGCCTTCGCGACAGAGAACCCGGACTGGGCGGAGCGGGTCGCCGCCATCCCATTCGAGGAGGCACGGGAAGCGCTGATGGAGTTCCGGGGGGTCGGGCCGAAGGCGGCAGACTGCGTTCTGCTCTTTGCGTTCGGGTTCTTTGAGGCGTTCCCGGTCGACGTCTGGATACGCCGGATCGTAGGGGAGGCGTATCTCCCCGGCCTCACGGGGAAGAACTGCACCCCGGCGGAGTACGACCGGATCCGGCGATTTGCCCGGGAGCACTTCGGAGAGTACGCCGGATACGCGCAGGAGTACCTCTACTGCGCGCGGGGTCCGGCGCGGCGAGCGGCCTGA
- the nifB gene encoding nitrogenase cofactor biosynthesis protein NifB: protein MADESYRTATVQGREVPYDPEQLRKISEHPCYSDKACHSFGRCHLPVAPKCNIQCNYCVRDFDCVNESRPGVTSRVLPPEEALDLVRKVMKEHPYVKVIGIAGPGEPLANPETFEALRLVHEEFPDLIMCISTNGLMLPESIEELAKYDVGNVTVTLNAIDPAIGEKIYSWVDYKGKKYHGREAAELLLSQQMKGIEMAVAKKMFVKINTVYIPGINDEHIPEIAKKAGEMGAFTFNVIPLIPQYKFAGVTPPTPAEKREMQDRCAQYIKQMRHCARCRSDAIGKLGQDVQSCVYQQMKDEKAE from the coding sequence ATGGCCGACGAATCGTACCGGACCGCGACGGTCCAGGGGAGGGAGGTCCCCTACGATCCGGAGCAGCTGCGCAAGATCAGCGAGCACCCCTGCTACTCGGATAAAGCGTGCCACTCCTTCGGGCGGTGTCACCTCCCTGTCGCTCCGAAGTGCAACATCCAGTGCAACTACTGCGTGCGGGACTTCGACTGCGTGAACGAGAGCCGGCCGGGCGTGACGAGCCGGGTCCTCCCGCCGGAGGAGGCGCTCGACCTTGTCCGGAAGGTCATGAAGGAGCACCCCTACGTGAAGGTTATCGGCATCGCAGGGCCGGGCGAGCCGCTCGCGAACCCCGAGACCTTCGAGGCGCTCCGGCTGGTCCACGAGGAGTTCCCGGACCTGATCATGTGCATCAGCACGAACGGTCTCATGCTCCCCGAGTCGATCGAGGAGCTTGCGAAGTACGATGTCGGGAACGTCACGGTCACGCTCAACGCCATCGACCCTGCGATCGGGGAGAAGATCTACTCCTGGGTCGATTACAAGGGGAAGAAGTACCACGGGCGCGAGGCGGCGGAGCTCCTCCTCTCCCAGCAGATGAAGGGGATCGAGATGGCGGTTGCAAAGAAGATGTTCGTCAAGATCAACACCGTCTACATCCCCGGGATCAACGACGAGCATATCCCCGAGATCGCAAAGAAGGCCGGTGAGATGGGAGCGTTCACCTTCAACGTCATACCGCTCATCCCGCAGTACAAGTTCGCCGGGGTCACCCCGCCCACGCCTGCGGAGAAGCGGGAGATGCAGGACCGGTGCGCCCAGTACATCAAGCAGATGCGCCACTGCGCGCGTTGCCGGTCGGACGCGATCGGGAAGCTCGGCCAGGACGTCCAGTCCTGCGTGTACCAGCAGATGAAGGATGAGAAGGCAGAGTAA